The Xyrauchen texanus isolate HMW12.3.18 chromosome 4, RBS_HiC_50CHRs, whole genome shotgun sequence genome segment ACACAGGTAAAACTGGTGCATACTCATACTCACTTTTaaataatctcagtaaccgtcttgttgaCACTTTggatgactgtgaatagtgaattctacaatggcatctgtaactgaaaactattgattttgaatgatgctgctgtGACCATGAGACCGTCTGAGACGGTGTGTTTTTGCCATAGTAGGATTATTAAATCTGCACTATGttactttgtgctctctagcgaaaTCTGTGGTTGAATTTTAAAAtcgcaagcaatttgcagaagaacacttTATGTCTGTTCATGTATCGACACTATACTGTTCTggcagatgaatctcatgatttgaggtgACCTGGACATCACCTGTGTGATCACGACTGGAAGATATTCAGAGCCGGAGTCATgacgtgctattttcatgttgctaTTATTATGctaaacaattaaacatttaaaaatgaaatagtaCTTGCTTTGTTGAAGATAAATAGCACTctcatttacatattttgaattaattaatttgacatgTAGCTAATATAGGGGGTTGAGTCAAAGTCtgtccccccaaaaaacatgcaCAGTAACTTCACAGCACAACATAGTTACATCTTGATCAGTAAACACAAGGGTGATGTTTGATTCACAAAAGCATTACAACCCTACTAGACAACATACTGTATCCAAGCTTTATAGCAGGTCAACAACTTCGCCAAACGGGTAACAGATAAACCTCCAGACTGCaacgatgctgtcctgaactgtgtgagtgttacTGAACTGAGTTGGACAGAGTTAGTTTCTCCAGCTGGACCACGAGACAGCCGGTACTCCGTTCCTGTGTGTGTGCGGACATGACGTAATGATGCAACGTCACAAACCAGCGATTTCACACTAAATCGATCCAGACTGcttaaaatacaaatcatttaatCGGGGTAAGATAAGGACAATGTTTTGAACACTGCTTGTTGATTAACTcaaatttgctatttaaatttttaaccaaagaatcttacatagtgcagcttcaATTTCGCCAACTATTAGCTAAAGATTTACGGTTTTAACGTGACATAAATTGAGATTATTTAAGTTTTCATGATTTTTAGTTCAATAGATTTCTatccaaaatgtaaacaaaaggtGGCGGTTATTTCACTTTCCCTTCCTCAAATTCGAAAGAAAAGTGCCACTGATGAAATGTATACAGCAAACATTTGATAGTTTGAGTCATCAGTTATaagattcaaaataaataatgctatAATAATTACAACATGATCATCAATGAATCTGTTGCATCCAGTGAAGGTTTACCACAAATATGGTCACGAGCGCCCCGTGCCTGGATTACATTTTATGGTGCACTTTACTACAACATTCAacgaatataaatataaaaccaaACCCACCTCATTTTGTGCTCATCCTCATCATGTATCATAAATCAATGAAAATACTCGCGGAGCTGAAAGTGTCGGGTGTCAGACGTGGCTAGGACAGGTCTGTACCTGTGCCACTGACGTCGGAATGAGGATGTAGCAGGCTATTCATATTTCCCTTTTGTAATTTAATAAACGTCTAACTTCGACGTTTACAGATTTGTGGGACTGTAATATGCTATTAATTTTAGagcactattttttttttctttctttttgcttaAACAGATTTTCAAACATAGGcctattttaaagtttaaacaaatgtttaaagtTTGAAATGTTGGCATGTCAACTCCAACACATTTTGATCAGTTAATTTCCATTACTATTCCTGTCTTTACCTAGGCTACATGTTTAggaattttataaataatttcacAGTTTGTTGACGCACATTTAAATTGTTATGTCAAGTAGGTCATTTGTTGCAATTCGGTCCCCTTTTGTAAAATTGTATTCTTCATTATTCAAGGGGCATGTTAAACTTGTCAAAGCTTTGACTGGTCAAGAATAAATCatgcaaatttaaatatttacagaaacatttataaataaaggaTACACATAAAGTACACCCCGTGATTTAACGTGGTTCTTGGAATGGATTAAAATTGTAATAGATAAAATATGAataccaaaaataatataattatataaacatataatatAAAAGCCTTACATATAGGCAgggttaattttaaaatgtaccccaatacagattacatgctgtaaaatgtaatttgtaacatatttccattagattactcaaggtcagtaatgtattataaatactttggattacttcttcagcactggtagattttttcacttgttttgactataaaaactctgtcagttcagtgagacaaaatactgttaagtgttaaaaatacattctctgaaaaacctgaatatcttatgcagtgttgtttctaaaacaaaatcactctaattgatcttgttttaaggatttttttgatatttttacagaaaaataatacaaaaattatcttcaagaataagatttttgccctaatatcaaaggtcttaacaAATATGATCCAATgcgaattttcttaataaaaatatgatcgtgtctggtaacgtgcatgtaaaatggttagaaatagcattttagtttcgtgtaaagctgaaaatttacacaaggtttatttctatttcttctgctccaaacttacttcaaacttacttctctgtctgctcgtatgaatgaaacacatcataagaaaatgtttcactgttCAGATGcattttggatcacataatttatatgtataaatgttttccatctgaaagggctaaatattaaatgaagcaaatgacaataaaatgcaaatctcattagtaatcaaaatactttttgaatgtaattcTATTatgattactaattacttaaattgtaactgtagtggaaacttttgtaattttgtagctctatttatttgttttatatgatatttgtgaCTCATTTGCCATCAATGAATTGATGGAAAATTATTCTATAAAAAAACAGTTcaaatttaaatagtttaatgGATTAAGGTTATTAATCATCATGCTAAGAGAATACAAACCAACATTTACAACGATAAGAACCTGGATATTTCTGATGGCACGTGAATTTCTTTTTAGGGTGTTGCAACCCTCATTGGCTGAGACAAGGAGCTCTGGGCTGTAAATTGTTTTGGGCATTCTATTCGGTGCCCGATAGTTCCACTTTACACCAACAACAAACCAACTACCATGTTCTGAAAACTTTTTCAGGCCTGAAATGTTTTACCATTCCCCGATATTTAAAGGATTTCCCACAACTACAGGAATTCTGCAACATACCAATCTCAACAATAAACCAATCAGTATTACCTTAATGTAACTAACAGTGCTAATTTGAGCAGGAAAAACTGCAGCGAAGTTTGATAGTTGATTGATAATTAAGAATCTCAACACCTTTTTGTTATGTttgctttaaaagtttttttatgcAATAGTCTTGCtggacaatacatttaaaaacaatcataaaagaaaaacaaacacaaaatggtTCTTCAGATTATATTCTCAAATACAAAATAATGAGTTGATTCGACACAAAACCATATGCATATACTGCTTTACAGACATGACACAAGGTAAAAACATATCCACACAAGGAGCTATTTTTGATCATTACTAATCTGCAACATGAGAACAGATGCGCATTAGACTATTCAGAATCATTTTAAAATGGTACAAAAAGGAAAATGCTAACCTTCACAGGTTTGAGACATCAGAAGTGTTATTCAAGGTTTATTAAAATTTGGAATATGATCTAGCTTGACAAAAGTGTTACGTGGTCTTAAATGAGTAAGTAAATACAGGCCAATGATCATTCAGAACAATACCCATAACCATCTAACGCAAAATGTGGTTCTTAATCTTAAAAGatagaaaaataaaatcagtGGTAAAACAATTGGAACACAAACACCCCGTCTCTATACATCAAATGTAAATCCAAGCGTGCAAAGCTTCCTCAATTTAATTATCCTGCTCTAAGCACACTATAGTGTTTGGGGTGGACTATACCACACGTTACTAATTTCAAATGCCAAACTTTTCATCTACAAGTacatagaggtaaaaaaaaaaaaaaaaaattaagcagtatgtaaacaaatattttgtataaggTCAAAATGGGGACACTTGCCAGCAAAACGCAAACAGAGCAATGGAGGTCCACAGAAATGTGGTTACCTTTAAGGTTGGCATAAATGGGGAGAGAATAAAATTCTACAGAGAGCAGGCAAAAAAGGGCAAGATTGGGTAAAaggagagggaacacaaaatagGAATGCTGCTTAGGGAATGAGCTGGGAGGGACATCTGAAGTGGCTCCAAAGCTATTACTGCGTTCCCTGGGCGCCCTGACCACCTTGGGTGCCCTGCTGGTTGTAGTTGCCGTAATTGCCGTACTGGTTGTAGTACTGGTTCCACTGACTCTGGTTCTGGTAGTACTGCTGCCACTGCTGAGCATactgagaaagaaaaaaacaaaacaattacatgTATCAACAATACAATGCAGAAAGGTGTCTGCCAATTAATCATTCCTGTGAAGCTACAGATATAAAAAGATTTGTGCATTTCCTGAAGACAATTACACATACCACCACAACGCTAGGGTGTTGTTACAGGGTATTTGCAGGAATCTTGAAGttaattttaataccttttcaaTACTTTTTCAAGAACTTCTCAATATTTGTTAATACCTCACCGCCACTTCAAGCTGTAACCATTTACATCAGTGATACTTTTAACTTAACAGTTTTAGTTTGTGATAAAGACTATAGACCACtcttatacaaaaaaaaatcaaataggcTGGGATAGTAAATCAAAGcaaagtttattaaaaaacaaaacaaaactttgctCCACCCTCAACAACAATCATGCTGACATGTGCCTCAGTTCTTCTGATTTTGTTCCCAGCAGCTTCTCAGTTTGGACCAATTCGTTCCGTTTTTCTTTACTACGTCTTCTGAGGATGTTGGACTTCGTGATCAGTTGTGCCATTAATGTCCCAGATTTCCCCTCTGCCTGCTCGGCTAACTTATCAGCATCTGTTTGGAAGGAGTCGCACACCTCTGTCAGAACCGTTCGTTTCCTTTTCAGGTCTTCTATCTCCTCTTGCACTGCTTTTCGTTTGAGGTCCTGTGTGGAACTCTGTTTCTTCTTCCGTTCATCTTCCAGGTAACTCCTGTACCTTGACCTTGCACAGGCTACTGAAGCCATGAGCTCCTTTGTGAGAGGTACCTTCAATACACCCCCACAGACACTGATCTTGTCACATATCAGCCTCAAAGCTTCCATCGACTTTTCAAGGATGTTGCATGTTTCAACCTCCTTGTTGATGGAAAACCCTCTTTCCACCATGGCTTGTCCGTGGGACAAAAGTAGAAGGCTCTGAGAAAACTTATATAGCTCTGGATAAGACTTGCTGAGGGCTGAATGCaggaagacatttacatttacatttatgcatttggcagacgcttttatccaaagcgacttacagtgcacttattacagggacaatcccccagagcaacctggagttaagtgccttgctcaagggcccaacagtggcatcttggtggtgctggggcttgaacccccgaccttctggtcagtaaccctgagcctcaaccactgagccaccactgccccaagtcGCTCCTTCAGTGGCTGGAAGGAGGAGAATCTCTCATCTCTCGCCTCAAGAGAGAGAAAGCTCTGGAACTGTTGTATGATTACATCACCTggaataagagaaaaaaaaaattacaaataggtaaaatataattcaagtcattttattaATCTTTCATTGTACAAATACACAGCACAGCGTCTGTACACATAAAAAGGTAAGCAGTGTACTGTAGATATCTTCTGTGTTGAAAAAAATCTTAGACACTTTCACACTAACACAACAGTAACTTCTTCTCTGAGTTTTTCCTACCAGCAGAGACGCCTCCTGCCAACTTCTTGTCCTGCAGCATTGTTTGTACTACAGTCTTAATCTTTGTGAGGGACCCTTCTGCATCGCTGTGCATGCTTCTGGGGTCCAGACATCCAATGGCCCTGACCACTGGAATTTTCAGGGGACTTTTCACCTGCACTTTCTGAACAATCTTAACCAGGCCCTGCATGCACTCTTTCCTAAAGGTGAGAACTAAAAGCTCACCTCCCCTGCTTCCTGGCTTGCTCTGAAGTGCCTGACAAATAAGCAACATAGACTATAAACATAGAATGTAAATGATGAAGAAGGTAAACTTAATCGTCTAAAAATAAGTTTCTCCATgtcggcaataataataataactagataggtacatttcctgaagaaaatgtgagtggtgcttgccgtggcaaaactcgtcaaatagcattttataacttgaaaagaacaaaaattatggtcataaataaatcaacccagaagtctgtacgattttctggtgcagaaatatgtgatttgttactaggttgctagggtaagcccatgtggttgctatgcagttagcaaggtaatacaatacatggctcctttccatcctgagtgaaataagtcaacccggaagtctgtactgttttctggtgcagagatatgtgatttgttagtgatgctttgcaagcaccactaataataataataatacaaacagcAGAGTACAATTTAAAAATTTTACTAGTTGCATTGGTGTACAGAGAACAAAAATCCATCCCTGAAAAGAAAATAGTCAATATCAAAATTACCTTGATGGCAGATTCAGCACCCAGTCCTATGTCAACATTCTTGTAGGATACCCTATTCACTTCATCAGCAACGTCAATTTTGGTCACCCTCAGGGAAGTGGCATCTTGCAGGAGCTCTTGCTTTACAAACCGCCGCAGGAGACTCTTAAAAGGATACAAGTAATCAGTGACAGAACCATCCTACTAGCCTACCATTAAACAGATCATTCTTTTTACTGCTTCTTTCTAATCATGAAAAATGTTGGTTTAAAATATGTGTTATgaatttatgtattaattttatattgtattattgtgaACAAGaggaacaaataaaatgaaaggaaataattggtgtgtgtatgtgtttgttggcATCCAGGTTTTATCTCAAGTGAGTTCTATGTAACAATCTATGTAAAACTGCACACATTGCATTGATTTTACAGAGTTGTGGACCACCACACATCCACGGGTAGATTTAGGCCCTATTGTAATGATTACCTTTAGCAGCTCACTCAAATCTTTGGCAAAGAAGGGCAGAACTGGCTCATCAGTTTGATAGTTGGTCAGGAAGAGGCTAAAGGTCCTGGATATTGCCAGGAAGAACTGGAGCTTGGCAATCATGAGGGGATCCGCTTGTGCTGCCTCAATGGTGTCGTAAGAGGCAGTACTGGGGTTTGGAAGCTTCTGCTTAACAGTATCTACGTACATCATGACCATTGGCCACACTTGAACTGCCCTCTCTGCCACGGGGACATTTTCAATCCACCTATGCAAAAATGGACAATGTCAGCTCACTCCAATTTCATTTCACTTTATTGttgcaaaataaaaacagacattttgggccaAATCCTTTTGCAATGTGTAAGGCAAACAACTCTCAACCCACCTGTGGCCACAGAATGGTAGCGGAAAGGAGGTGGACCCAGTCAAAACAGTAAAATCTTCCCTCCTAGCTGGAACATTATGAAAGAGGTAGTGGAGTGCTCGAAGGAGCTTGTCCATCTGCCACATGGTAAAGCCTGCCTTCAGTGCATTGTGGAGGGTGTGAAGCCCACAGCTTCCAACATTAACCAGATGAGCACCATACAGCTCAGCATGCTCAGTCTGGAGGAGGTCTGCAAGCTTCAAGTTGACATTTGGGCCGTCCATATTGATGGAGAGAAGCTGCCTCATATTCAGTTTTGCAACACATTCCTGAGAATAAACACAACAGCAAGTATATTAATGGCAATAttccttttatatttatttttgaatacacTGGCATTCAGTAAGGTATTAGCCTGATTTTCACTCATATTATATGTAAAATGGTTATAAGAAACAATGTTTTTGGTGTGCAAATTCCTGGagcaaaaaatacaatattagcACACCAATATGTTTTTATAAGTGAAACAAACAAGTGGTACTAACAAACATGAGTGAATGTTCTTCACTGTACATCCAGGTAATGTGCTCCAATTACTTCCAAGCCATTCAAGCTAAACTGAACTGCTAGTCTGGTCAACCAACTTCACTCTTCACTCTGAACCAACTTCAGACAATTTGCTAGTCAAAGAACCCACAGCAACCACACACACGCATAATCAAATACatgtacgcacgcacacacacacacacacgtgcatgcaagcacgcaaacacacacaaatctcaGATCTACACAACAGTAACCTTTATCACACCACTGTGTGTGTCACATTTATACATGTTTATACTTTCTGACAGACAACCAACCTCTTTATCATCCATGGCTCCTCCTCCCCAACCCCATCAACCTGTTTTTAGTCACTTGCCACATCCCAGTCTCATCTATTAATCTACACTTTAGCCACACGATTGTCCATAAGTATCAAAAATTGAAGATGAAATGCTAGTAAGTTAACTTACTTTGATGTGATAAAACAGGTCGACAGCTTTTCCGTGTCCCAAGAATTGAGAGCCAAGGTACCTAGCCAGAACAGATCTTTATTAATATGACACtcctcaaaacacacacataacaggctgaaaatgaaataaataaaaatatagtatatagagtatatataatatatagtacTAAGCAGGAGGTACCTAGATTGGACACGGTCATCTTCCCAGAATCGAATGTGGACATCAAGCTGTTTCGTTTTTGTTGACTGGTTGAGCGACtcgtcaaacattaacacaaactGGCCAGCCTTGTTGATGGTGTTGATGAGCTCCTGCTTGAAGTGTGGTGCTAACCCGAATCGTATGATGTATCCAGTTTTGTCCTTGCCACAAGTGAACGACTTTGCTATATCCGAATCTGGAAACATAGCCTTGAAAACTTCAGCCAAGTTTTCGTATGAGTTCAGTGAATGGTGTTTCTCCGCTGTGTGGAGACACCACAAcacctcagcacgcagtgttgctgtGCCACCCAGAGCCACTCTGATGTCGGCTGCAGAAGATGAGGAAGCAGAGACAGCCCGGGTCGTAGCTGTAGCTTCAGGTGCAACTGCCGGTGGTGTAACGACGTCGGCACTAGGTTGTGGTGGTGCAACGCGATTACCACAGAAGCTAGCGATGGAGAGCTGCCGCTCTCGGCGGCTAGCAGCGGCTTTGTGGCTAGCACAACACATGTGGGACTTTAACGAGTTAATGCCCATTGACacaatacttatttttttcttgcaTAATGTACAATATACCTCCCTGACATTCCCCTCGACTGGCTGCAGCCACTCTTTGAACTCCGGCATTTCCATCCAGGACGCTGCAAATTTGCACTTCCCCATTCTGTTCATGAGTTCACCAACCTTCTCTTAAAACATTTCGGTGCGTTGTAATACGCACTGGGAACGCCAGAGGGTCTTAATTTTCCCAAAATTGATTTATCACCTTTTAATACTTTTCAAGACCCCACGGATACCCTGTGTTAAGGAGTTCTGAAGCTAATGAAAAAGATCCCCCCACTAAGtctatatgatattctggtccataGATAAGTATTGGGTCCTTTTTCTAAGTGTATGGGatattttgttttatcatttaatagGTGTAAAATGCTAGTTTGATTGCTAAGTAATAAtaaacctctcctcaacaagctgcatgatttaaGGTATCATTCATGCCAGTAGCATGAACAGTATGGGATAAGTGCCAACACTTGAGGGATCTGTTAAATATCCCTAAACCAAATTATATGCACTAAAATAGTGATTATTAGAGTAGATATTTGGTGAAATAACATCCACTACTGATAAACTCACCTGCTGATACTGTTGATTGTAGCTCTGCTGCTGCTGGTTGTAGGTTTGTGCTGTGGCTGCTGGGGTTTGACTGTAGCCTTGGCTGTATCCTGGGTACTGACTGTAGCTGCCATAATTGTAACCCTGGTTGTAGTTGCTCTGGTTATAACCTTGGTTGTAGCCTTGATTATAGGACTgaggctaaaaaaaaataaaaaattgtaagcAGAAATGAAAAGATACTTAACTGCAGGCAATGACTTGTCAGATTCTTAAGCTATGATTCTTGTAAAGTCTTGGGTAATGCAAGTCCTTTATACCTGTGACTGGTTATAGCCACCAGTGGCTACAGTGCCACTCTTGTTATAGGAGCCTTGACGGTTGTGGTTGTAGCTGCCTCCAGACTGCTGGTTGCGGTTGTATCCTCCACCACGGCTGCTTGTACCTCCATCTCTGTAGTTATTTCCCCAGCGATTCTGGTTGTAGCCTCCACGGTTATATCCTAATGAAATAATTGAACAGTTGTCAGCAATTTGTTTCAATAGCCAGTATCCATCTAATAGGCAACACAGACCACATTCAGCCGGTCactatcacaaaaacaaaac includes the following:
- the LOC127637179 gene encoding uncharacterized protein LOC127637179 isoform X2; amino-acid sequence: MRQLLSINMDGPNVNLKLADLLQTEHAELYGAHLVNVGSCGLHTLHNALKAGFTMWQMDKLLRALHYLFHNVPARREDFTVLTGSTSFPLPFCGHRWIENVPVAERAVQVWPMVMMYVDTVKQKLPNPSTASYDTIEAAQADPLMIAKLQFFLAISRTFSLFLTNYQTDEPVLPFFAKDLSELLKSLLRRFVKQELLQDATSLRVTKIDVADEVNRVSYKNVDIGLGAESAIKVM
- the LOC127637179 gene encoding uncharacterized protein LOC127637179 isoform X1, with the protein product MNRMGKCKFAASWMEMPEFKEWLQPVEGNVREVYCTLCKKKISIVSMGINSLKSHMCCASHKAAASRRERQLSIASFCGNRVAPPQPSADVVTPPAVAPEATATTRAVSASSSSAADIRVALGGTATLRAEVLWCLHTAEKHHSLNSYENLAEVFKAMFPDSDIAKSFTCGKDKTGYIIRFGLAPHFKQELINTINKAGQFVLMFDESLNQSTKTKQLDVHIRFWEDDRVQSRYLLLSTIYYIYSIYYIFIYFIFSLLCVCFEECHINKDLFWLGTLALNSWDTEKLSTCFITSKNVLQN